DNA sequence from the Paraburkholderia azotifigens genome:
CGCGCCGCGCTCACGGTCGCCTTGCTCGCCGCGTGCGGCAGCGCGGCGCTGGCGTTGACGGCGGGCATCGTGATCGGCCGCGATCATCCGAAGCTCGACGCGGCGGGCGAGGGCGGCGACAGCCGCGTCAGGCGTGACTACACGATCGCCGAACTCGGCAAGCTGAGTGCGGCCGTCGAGCAGATGGATCCGCGTCTGACGCGGCTTGCTTCGCAGGTTGCGACGCTGCATGACTTCGAAACGCGGCTGAAGACGATCAAGACCTTGCCGCGCCCCGTGTTCGCGCCGCCCGTGCTGCCCGCGAGCGATATGCTCGGCGACGACGCAAGCGACGATGTGATCGAGGGCGCGGCGCAGAAAACGGTCGCGCCCGGACTGTCGGTGAGACTGCGCGCGCGGCCTGCGGCCGATGAAAAGCACGAACCCGCAGACCAGCCGGCCATCAAGACCGACAAGCCCAAAGACAAGGCGGCCGACAAGCCAACCGGCAACGCCAGCGACGCCGCCGCGGACGACGCCGAAGGCGGCCCGTCACTGCCGCCGCGGCGCTGCGGCGAAACCGCCGCCCACCCTGCGCGCGATGCCGCCTCGGTTCACGAACAGATCGCCTGCCTCGTCGCGACACTGTCGGTGCTCGAGCAGGAAGTCACGCTGCACGTCGCGAACTGGGAGTCGTTCCCGGGCCGCATGCCCGTCGACGGCGCGCGCTTCGGCTCGCCGTTCGGCAATCGCATCGACCCGTTCACGCGTCACCTGAGCTTTCATCCGGGCGTCGATCTCGTCGCGATGACGGGCACGCCGATTCTGGCCGCGGCGGGCGGCCGCGTGATTCACGCGGGACCGCAGGGCGGCTACGGCAATGCCGTCGAGATCGATCACGGCAACGGCCTGATCACGCGCTACGGGCACGCATCGAAGATCGTCGTGCAGGAAGGCGATCTCGTGCTGCCGCGCCAGCATATCGCCGATGTCGGCTCGACGGGCCGCTCGACTGGGCCGCACCTGCACTTCGAAGTGCTCGTCAACAGCGCGCCCGTCGATCCCACCGACTATCTCGCACTTTTCATGGGGCCATCGCATGGCTGATTTTCTTCGCCCGGGCCGCCAGAGCGCGCGGGCCGTCACGCAATGCGCGTATGCGCTGCGGCCCGTGCGTTCGCGCGCGGCGCGCATCGCGACGTGGGTGTCCGTTTGCCTCGGATGTGCAGCGGCGGGCGCGGCCGCGATGCACGTCTATACGGTGCGCGCTCCGTCGGCGGCCATGCCGTGCGTCGCTTCCTCCGCAAACGACGGCGCCGACGATGCGCTGGCGCGCGCGCAGCTCGCGCTGAAGCAGGAAGGGGCTTCACGCGCCAGCGTGCAGCGCTCCGCCGACGCGCTCACGGCCGAAGTGCGCCAGCTTCAGGCGCAAGTGCTGTTTCTCCAGGGGCAAAGCCGTTCGCGCCGCTGAGGCGCGCGGCGTGTTTCAACTTCACTCGATACCGACTATGTTCAGCAAGAAGAAGTCACCCGGCGTTTCCCAGAACAAGCTGGCGACGCTCATTGCACATGATGTGCACATCACCGGCGACCTCGAGTTCAGCGACGGCCTGCGCATGGACGGCCACGTGAAAGGCAACGTCACGGGCAAGCCGGGATGCGAGACGCTGCTGGTGCTGAGCGATCGCGGCTCGATCACGGGCAACGTGTACGGTTACGACGTGATCGTCAACGGCCGGATCACGGGCGACGTGATCGCCGATCACTTCGTCGAGTTGCAGGAGAGCGCCCATATCACGGGCAATATCTACTACCAGCAGTTGCGGATGGATGTGGGCGCGTCGGTGGACGGCAAGCTGACGCGCCGCGACGTGTTGCCCGCTGTCGCGAGTCCGCATATCGAGCCTGCCGTATTCACGCTGCAAAGCCCCGACGCGACGGGCGACGAGTGCTGACAGCCCGCGCGCGCCGTCGTCAGACGGCCGTCATGCGTTCCTGAAGCAGTTCGCTGAACGCGTCGGCCGTGAGCGGCCTGCCGAGCAGGAAGCCCTGCATTTCGTCGCATTGCAGGTCCTTGAGCTTGTCGAGTTGCGAGGCCGTTTCGACGCCTTCCGCGACCACGTCCATTTCCAGCGAGTGCGCGAGCGCGATGATCGCCTGCACGATCGCGCTGCCTTCGTGACCGTCGGCATCGAGCCCGCTCGTGAA
Encoded proteins:
- a CDS encoding M23 family metallopeptidase, encoding MSRIWGTGKNLTNGSVRFVTRRAALTVALLAACGSAALALTAGIVIGRDHPKLDAAGEGGDSRVRRDYTIAELGKLSAAVEQMDPRLTRLASQVATLHDFETRLKTIKTLPRPVFAPPVLPASDMLGDDASDDVIEGAAQKTVAPGLSVRLRARPAADEKHEPADQPAIKTDKPKDKAADKPTGNASDAAADDAEGGPSLPPRRCGETAAHPARDAASVHEQIACLVATLSVLEQEVTLHVANWESFPGRMPVDGARFGSPFGNRIDPFTRHLSFHPGVDLVAMTGTPILAAAGGRVIHAGPQGGYGNAVEIDHGNGLITRYGHASKIVVQEGDLVLPRQHIADVGSTGRSTGPHLHFEVLVNSAPVDPTDYLALFMGPSHG
- a CDS encoding bactofilin family protein gives rise to the protein MFSKKKSPGVSQNKLATLIAHDVHITGDLEFSDGLRMDGHVKGNVTGKPGCETLLVLSDRGSITGNVYGYDVIVNGRITGDVIADHFVELQESAHITGNIYYQQLRMDVGASVDGKLTRRDVLPAVASPHIEPAVFTLQSPDATGDEC